A window from Proteiniborus ethanoligenes encodes these proteins:
- a CDS encoding HAMP domain-containing sensor histidine kinase, with the protein MDIKLKNKYMPLLIFIVVAYSLSISAFAAFDINNNMDLLTWDPSDKAPSRMTVDYQYYNAIRQRVIKEIPILVAFLFIGAGLIAYGIKEYKIQEYLEKPLKIYRKIPIDFRGGVFLVYSFFILAYLSNMHVFYKPIRIGHFITLSFVSLYIAYFFLNAWDAYKMVTISGYLREQLKESIVYTMIAYLIGSFAVKSVGIKILIITILTAFTGFFFIVFFIGWSSNGFLFLLSGLYMLLYLIFVPYYVIKHVSQLNKIIIGAEEISSGNLNYAIEENVKGHLSRLANNINNMGAGYKKSVENQLKSERLKTELITNVSHDLKTPLTSIINYIDLLKKEDVSEEEAKDYIEILDRKSQRLKTLIDDLFEASKMTSGSIELNIERLDVVALLKQSLAEYDERIKGSSLDFIMNIPEQNVYANLDGKKTWRVFENLINNILKYSMDNTRVYIDIEENTNYAIVTMKNISSHQLDFDSKELFERFIRGDKSRTTEGSGLGLAIAKSIVELQDGRLDIEIDGDLFKAIVYFKK; encoded by the coding sequence TTGGATATAAAATTGAAAAATAAATACATGCCATTGTTAATATTCATAGTTGTTGCTTATAGCCTTTCCATTTCAGCCTTTGCTGCTTTTGATATTAACAACAATATGGATTTACTAACCTGGGATCCTAGTGACAAAGCTCCAAGCAGGATGACTGTAGATTATCAGTACTATAATGCTATTAGGCAAAGAGTTATCAAGGAAATACCCATACTTGTAGCCTTTCTTTTTATAGGGGCTGGTCTTATAGCTTATGGAATAAAGGAATATAAGATACAGGAGTATTTAGAAAAACCATTAAAAATATATAGAAAAATCCCTATAGATTTTAGAGGGGGCGTATTCTTAGTATATTCATTTTTTATTCTTGCATACCTTAGCAATATGCATGTATTTTACAAGCCCATAAGAATAGGACATTTTATTACACTTTCCTTTGTAAGCCTTTATATAGCTTATTTTTTTCTAAATGCTTGGGATGCTTACAAAATGGTTACTATTAGTGGCTACTTGAGAGAACAGCTTAAGGAAAGCATAGTATATACAATGATAGCTTACCTGATAGGTAGCTTTGCAGTAAAATCAGTGGGTATCAAAATCCTTATAATAACCATATTAACTGCGTTTACTGGCTTTTTCTTTATAGTGTTTTTTATTGGATGGAGCAGTAATGGTTTTTTGTTTTTACTTTCAGGATTATATATGCTTTTATATTTAATATTTGTTCCTTATTATGTGATTAAGCATGTTAGCCAATTGAACAAAATAATCATAGGAGCAGAGGAAATATCCTCTGGGAATCTTAACTATGCCATAGAGGAAAATGTAAAAGGCCACCTTTCAAGACTTGCAAACAATATAAATAACATGGGGGCAGGCTACAAAAAATCAGTGGAGAATCAGTTAAAAAGCGAAAGGCTTAAGACAGAGCTAATAACAAATGTATCTCATGATTTAAAGACTCCTCTAACTTCTATAATAAATTATATAGATTTACTAAAGAAAGAGGATGTTTCTGAAGAAGAAGCAAAGGACTATATAGAAATATTAGATAGAAAATCTCAACGCTTAAAGACTTTAATAGATGATTTGTTTGAGGCCTCAAAAATGACTAGTGGCTCTATAGAATTAAATATTGAAAGATTAGATGTGGTAGCCTTATTAAAGCAATCCTTAGCAGAATATGACGAAAGGATTAAAGGCTCTTCCCTTGATTTTATAATGAACATTCCTGAACAAAATGTATATGCAAATCTTGATGGTAAAAAGACCTGGAGAGTTTTTGAAAATCTTATAAACAACATTCTAAAGTACTCAATGGACAATACTAGAGTCTATATTGATATAGAAGAAAATACAAACTATGCTATAGTTACTATGAAAAATATATCCTCTCATCAGCTAGACTTTGATTCAAAGGAGCTGTTTGAAAGGTTTATTCGTGGTGACAAATCTAGAACTACAGAAGGCTCCGGTCTAGGGCTTGCCATAGCTAAGAGCATAGTAGAACTTCAAGACGGAAGGCTAGACATTGAAATAGATGGAGATTTATTTAAAGCAATAGTATATTTTAAGAAGTAG